The following coding sequences lie in one Chelonoidis abingdonii isolate Lonesome George chromosome 6, CheloAbing_2.0, whole genome shotgun sequence genomic window:
- the ZBTB5 gene encoding zinc finger and BTB domain-containing protein 5 → MDFPGHFEQIFQQLNYQRLHGQLCDCVIVVGNRHFKAHRSVLAACSTHFRALFTVAEGDQTMNMIQLDSEVVTAEAFAALIDMMYTSTLMLGESNVMDVLLAASHLHLNSVVKACKHYLTTRTLPMSPPSDRVQEQNARMQRSFMLQQLGLSIVSSALNSTQSTEEQQNTMSSSMRSNIEQRTTFPIRRLHKRKQSSEDRARQRIRPTIDESIISDVAPESGQSVVHSREEFFSPDSLKIVDNSKADVVTDNPEDNTIMFDQSFGAQEDAQVPSQSDNSGGNISQMSMASQATQVETSFDQEATSEKNNFQCENPEISLNEKEHMRVVVKSEPLSSPEPQDEVSDVTSQAEGSESVEVEGGVVSAEKIELSPESSDRSFSDPQSSTDRVGDIHILEVSNNLEHKSTFSISNFLNKSRSGNFGANQSDDNIPNTTSDCRMDGDASYLMSPESGPTNGHSSATVSHVENPFNEPTDSHFVRPMQDVMGLPCVQTSGYRAAEQFGMDFPRSGLGLHSLSRAMMGSPRGGASNFPGYRRIAPKMPVVTSVRSSQMQDSTPNSQLIMNGTSSSFENGHPSQPGPPQLTRASADVLSKCKKALSEHNVLVVEGARKYACKICCKTFLTLTDCKKHIRVHTGEKPYACLKCGKRFSQSSHLYKHSKTTCLRWQSSNLPSTLL, encoded by the coding sequence ATGGATTTTCCAGGACATTTTGAGCAAATCTTTCAACAGCTAAACTACCAGCGTCTTCATGGTCAACTTTGTGACTGTGTCATTGTGGTGGGGAACAGGCATTTCAAAGCCCATCGCTCTGTTTTGGCAGCATGCAGCACACATTTTCGAGCTCTCTTTACTGTAGCAGAGGGAGACCAGACCATGAACATGATCCAGCTGGACAGTGAGGTAGTGACAGCTGAGGCCTTTGCTGCTCTGATTGACATGATGTACACCTCCACACTCATGCTCGGAGAGAGCAATGTTATGGATGTCTTGTTGGCAGCTTCTCACTTACATTTGAACTCTGTTGTTAAAGCATGTAAACACTACCTTACTACGAGGACGCTGCCAATGTCGCCACCTAGCGATAGAGTTCAAGAACAAAATGCACGTATGCAAAGATCTTTCATGCTTCAGCAGCTTGGACTAAGTATAGTGAGCTCTGCATTAAATTCCACCCAGAGCACAGAGGAACAACAAAATACTATGAGCTCATCAATGAGAAGTAACATAGAACAACGCACTACTTTTCCTATTCGGCGTCTCCACAAACGGAAACAGTCTTCTGAAGACCGGGCCAGACAGCGAATCAGGCCTACCATAGACGAGTCCATCATTTCAGATGTTGCCCCAGAGAGCGGGCAGTCGGTAGTTCATTCACGGgaagaatttttttcaccagattcACTGAAGATTGTGGACAATTCTAAAGCTGATGTTGTGACTGATAATCCAGAGGATAACACCATTATGTTTGATCAGTCTTTTGGTGCCCAAGAAGATGCCCAAGTGCCCAGTCAGTCTGACAACAGTGGAGGAAACATTTCGCAAATGTCCATGGCATCTCAAGCAACACAAGTGGAAACTAGCTTTGACCAAGAAGCTACTTCTGAGAAAAACAACTTTCAGTGTGAAAATCCAGAGATCAGTCTAAATGAAAAAGAACACATGAGGGTGGTGGTTAAATCCGAGCCCTTGAGTTCCCCAGAGCCTCAAGATGAAGTGAGTGATGTCACTTCCCAAGCAGAAGGCAGTGAGTCTGTTGAAGTGGAAGGAGGAGTAGTCAGTGCAGAAAAGATAGAACTGAGTCCGGAAAGTAGCGATCGTAGCTTTTCTGACCCACAATCTAGTACTGATAGGGTTGGTGACATCCATATTTTGGAGGTGTCAAATAACCTGGAACACAAGTCTACATTCAGTATCTCAAATTTTCTGAATAAGAGCCGAAGTGGCAATTTTGGTGCTAATCAAAGTGATGACAACATTCCAAATACAACCAGTGACTGCAGAATGGATGGAGATGCCTCTTATTTAATGAGTCCAGAGTCTGGGCCTACTAATGGCCATTCCTCTGCTACTGTCTCTCATGTCGAGAATCCATTTAATGAACCTACAGACTCTCACTTTGTTAGACCTATGCAGGATGTAATGGGTCTTCCATGTGTACAGACTTCTGGATACCGGGCAGCAGAACAGTTTGGGATGGACTTTCCAAGGTCTGGCTTGGGACTACACTCTTTATCAAGGGCAATGATGGGGTCTCCAAGAGGTGGAGCCAGTAACTTTCCTGGCTACCGTCGCATAGCCCCCAAAATGCCTGTTGTGACCTCTGTTAGGAGCTCCCAAATGCAAGATAGTACACCTAATTCCCAGTTGATAATGAATGGGACCAgttcctcttttgaaaatgggcatCCTTCCCAGCCTGGTCCACCACAGTTGACCAGGGCATCTGCTGATGTTCTTTCAAAATGTAAGAAGGCCTTATCTGAGCACAATGTTTTGGTAGTAGAAGGTGCTCGCAAATATGCCTGTAAAATCTGCTGCAAGACTTTCTTGACCTTAACAGACTGTAAGAAGCACATCCGTGTGCACACAGGAGAAAAGCCTTACGCCTGTTTGAAGTGTGGCAAACGATTCAGCCAGTCCAGCCATTTGTATAAACATTCCAAAACTACCTGCCTGCGGTGGCAGAGCAGCAACCTACCCAGCACTTTGCTTTAA